CAACCTTGTGTCTATTGTGCCCATCATCTTGCTGTGTGAGCGCATTAATAGCGGCCATATGATCCCAAGAATGGCACGGTCTGCCAAACGAATTCTGACTTACTGTATGATTGGCTATATCTCTGGCTACTCGCTGATTTTTGGCATGCAGCGCATGTATTGGATATACCACCTGGTGAACTTTTTCGCGGGCTGGCTGTGGGCTGTATACGCTGAGGTCGAAGACGGCAGTTGACATTACTTCTACCACTAATTTGTACTATACTACTTAATAATTAATGCATTACGATTTATCTATTCGGTTTTCATTTCTCTCATCggattgtgcctccggcggctggggcgctgccccagaccccattgtGCTCGCTGTGCGAGCGACTGGGGTACAAAACTGGACAAAATTCAATTGGTTTAAACTAGTGAGTGAAGTGAATCtaagaaataaaatcttgaaagaaaaaaaagtgtcTAATTTTGTCTGCCTCGTGTGTTCTCAGCCTGAACTGTTCTAATGATTTCGTTGTAAGTGAACAtgtcttcctcatcatcgtcagcaGCAAAGTAGTTGTGGTTCGGAGTGCGCACCTTGTGGCTCATAAACGACGGTGAAATAGGAGAGGCCGAATGAATTGCCGCTTCTGTATCGTTCTTGGACGACTGTCCTCTCTTTTTGCTTGCATAGGTAACCGACGAGGCATCGGACCTGGCTACAAATGGCACAAATGAATTGGAGCTGATGTTGGGCGTGGCAATGTTGAAGGAGGCCCACATTGCTGACAGAGGCAGGAAGACCACCACAAGAAGCGGTGTGAACGCTGTATATCCAGGTGGTACATCTGATAGTGCAAACTGGATAATCGTAAAGATAGCTGGAATAATCATTGTCTGAATACtcataataaaaataatttgaGTAGTATCAAATTGCTTGAGTCCAAGTCTACGTCTACGGCGAATAGCCAAAAATAGCTTCACGCCAAAAATGGCACTGTAGAAGACAACCGAGGCTGAGAAAATGGGCCATAGAGCATAGTAGATTTTGAGATTATGTCCTGTTAGCAAATACCCCTTGTCGGGATAGATAGTGGTAATGGTACTCAGAACACAATTGTATGTCCAGATAACGATAGTTGGCAGGGTCGCGATACAAAACACTATAGCCGTGAATATGTTTCGGTACTTTCCATATTCTGGGAATACTGATCGTGTTTGGAAGAGCAGTGACGATTCAATTGAGACaaccaacagcaattgTAGCCAAGATGCAGCTACCGAAGTGCATAGAGCACTATAGGTGACATTGGCATAGGATCCGGTAAATTCGGTAGTTACTGAGCCAAATGGTCCAAGAAGGTAACTAATAAAGAGACCCGAGTGTATAATCAAAAGAATAAGTGACGTTTGGTTTAACCAAAACACTGGTGACTTGTACTTCTTGGATATAAGAGCTAGCAAAATAGACacaatagcagcagtaccAATTCTAAGCCCAAATATCAAAGCGTACGTTATCTCTCCAGATAAGTAACTATCAAAGTCAGATAGCATCACAGGGGTAGGACCCTCAATGGTGTCCACCATGAATGTCTGGTTAAGTAAAGTTCTGTTTTGAGACAGATAATCTTCCGACAGTCCAACCattatcaaaataaaagcgAAAGTAACagctaaaaaaaataaccaGCTATATAAGTAAACAATTAGCTTAGTCTGTTGCTAAATCATAAAACAATATTTGAAGAAAATTTATTCAAGGgccatttatatatttatacttgTGGATACTGATGTGCAGGGGAAAACCGATCTATGCACAGTCAATGCCAAAACGTTAAACCTTAAGTTGTATTATACTCACCGAAAAGGAATTTAATCATGCTGATCATCGGCCGATAAGAGAGCCGCTGCTTGGGATGCAATTTTCGTGATTTAAGTGGACGGCGCTCAGAGAAAAAAAGGAGGGGCAATTGCTGCTTATCAGCATTCaaattacccctgaacGCATTTAATCAGAAAGCTACTTTGACAGCAATAAACAAGACAGATTCTCAGCCTAATTTTTTTCCCTTCGATTCTATGGGTTTAACCTACGCAGCACAAGCGGCACAGGTAAGGAAGTTGAAGATAGAGACAAAAATGCCAACAATGGCTTGTTCAATGATCATAATAATGTTGACGATAACCATGGTGAATGATAATAGTGATTGATTTTAGTGGTGTTTCTAGTTTTAAGTTTGCTTCACTCAAGATGTGGTAGTACGTAGAGTGTAATGTGGAATAGGGAGTAGAGAAGAGTGTAGTAGTGACGGTTATATCAAGAGCGAGCGCATGGCCCTTATATATTAAAGATTTTTCAAATCATACTCTGAATATTGCTAAATATAAGCAAAACGGGTAAGTATAAACAGTGCCCATGACGATACCTAACGGACCCCAGACTTGCTCTCGTAGATCATCACAGGGCAAACTATGCAAAAAGCGCGCTCCACCAATGATCCATCTAATTCCTCTTTGATACTGTAAGTTGTCTTTCACTAACTCCAAAAAAAGTTGCTTATTTTCTTGCTTTACTTACGCCAAACCACTTGTGGCTTGTTAATTTCTTTAATAATTTTGTGTGCGTTGCACccagcaacagctggtCGGAGTTAACGTCACAGATCTCCATTTAGCCTAGTGCAATAGGGCCGTGAAGCAACGATATACACTGATATTCACCCAGAAGCAATTGAAGTATATATTTGCGAAAATCAAACGCCactcatcaccagcatcagctgcCGTCAACATGGACGAGCTCTGTTGCTCTTCTTTCCCTGAAAGGTCTTATCGAATTAGCGAATGGTTGGGAGGACGACCTCCTAGATATTTAGTTAGCTGTTGGTGGCTAAGATGGGTTAGAAGTTTCAGGGCGGTATTAAGATTTAGCTGGGTTATTATGGGCAATTGCAACACCTTCAAGTCTTAACAACTAGGATATATTGCAGCTCGTTGCTGAACAAACTTGATGGATTTGATTTTGGGTAAGAAATTGTTCGGTTAAAATGATCATCggttctgattctgaacATGCAATGTGAGGACAGGAGTTTATGCAGGGTGCCAGGGTTCCATGACTTGAAACCACTGGATGACACGCGAGTCATAAACGAGTAGCAAATTTGCTGTCACGGTTGAAAATATCTGTACAACTGACCAGCCTAAAAATAAATCGCATGTCATATCTAGGATATTCTGCGGAGTTGGAGTTATTTTTTAGAAAGTACCACAACATTCACATCTTCCATGCATAAACCACTTTTTATAGCTGACTTCTTATCGAGAGTCCATTTTACTCACAGTAGTATACTGGTACACCATCAAAAATCTAATGTAACTTGAAAATAGATAATCATAGCGCCAAAATGACTTTACAATGGAAATTATCTCTGTTCAATCGCGCTCTGATTGTAGCCCGGTTATCAATTGTCTTATAGTATGCAGTAAATATTCTGGTTACAAGTAATTCCAGTCCAAATATCAACCGgtataatttttttaaactGCATTTGATTTACTTTCCAAGAGTAATCATAACCCTTGGGAGACTTTTTGCTCTAAACAGTATTGGTCTCAAATGGTAAGGTTTAgcatttttcaggggtgaTCTGAGGGGTCAAAGCCATGAGGCATGTTTTATAGAATGAGGCATCTTAGAAACTTGTATGTATGCATGCATGCATTTACAAGTCCAGAATGCACCGTTTATCTTGGACTTGCAAATAAATACGCAGACTTGAACTATTCGCACCAAGCAGAACATGCCCCCTACGAGAAGGAGATTAAGGCGAAGAGGTGCGGATCCAATTTCCCGGGGAATCAATGTTCATTTATCGAATGAGAGTGAGATTGAAAGCGGTGTCAAGGTGAAACAAGAAACgccagaagaaaacgaaGAAGTGCAGGGTAATGGCGACAGTGATGGGGAAAATGGTcatggaaatgaaaaagaaaaagaaggagaGAATAATGAGCCTGTATCAATTGACAATGGTGATTTTGAGCACGAGATATGCGAAATTAATCCCATTTCGCCATTTATTGATGATAATCGCGATGCTGTCTTAGATGCGCAGACTGTTGAATTAATGTTCAAAAGAAATGTGTTACctataaaacaaaatgatGAAATATTCTCTATGCTTATAATTGATCCATCGACTACAAGATGCCCAGTTAAGAGCTGCCATTCTCCTAATATGACTGCTGGGTCTGTGAGACGTCATTATAGAGTGAACCACTTGGATATGTGCTCGCGGTTCCTAGTAC
The Sugiyamaella lignohabitans strain CBS 10342 chromosome A, complete sequence genome window above contains:
- the STE2 gene encoding alpha-factor pheromone receptor STE2, translated to MVGLSEDYLSQNRTLLNQTFMVDTIEGPTPVMLSDFDSYLSGEITYALIFGLRIGTAAIVSILLALISKKYKSPVFWLNQTSLILLIIHSGLFISYLLGPFGSVTTEFTGSYANVTYSALCTSVAASWLQLLLVVSIESSLLFQTRSVFPEYGKYRNIFTAIVFCIATLPTIVIWTYNCVLSTITTIYPDKGYLLTGHNLKIYYALWPIFSASVVFYSAIFGVKLFLAIRRRRRLGLKQFDTTQIIFIMSIQTMIIPAIFTIIQFALSDVPPGYTAFTPLLVVVFLPLSAMWASFNIATPNISSNSFVPFVARSDASSVTYASKKRGQSSKNDTEAAIHSASPISPSFMSHKVRTPNHNYFAADDDEEDMFTYNEIIRTVQAENTRGRQN